One Vitis vinifera cultivar Pinot Noir 40024 chromosome 15, ASM3070453v1 genomic window, AAGAGATCCAAAAGATGGATCTGatgaatttgatttctttcctGAATCAGCAAACCTCACCTCGTAGCTCAGTTTCTGGCCAGCCCGTCTGAACTTTAAAACCTTAGGCTTAACGATGATTGGTACTCCTTCAGGCTCATGCACCTGCGCCACATAAGCAGTACGAGGGTACCCAACATTTGTTACAGTTCTTTTGCATATGGCGCTGTTGTTTTCGGAATTTCGCTTGAAAAGTACTGCAAATGAAGGGTAGTTCAAGTCACCCGTTTGGAGAACTGTGTAAGTGGGGCAACTGAAGTTCCCCCTTGATATCGTAGCCATCTGAGAAGATGAATAGTTGAGACTACACAGATAGTAGAGATAGTCAACATAGGTGATATCATAAATCAGCCCTGGTTTGGAGGCTTTCTCAGGATCAACATGGCCTGAACCATACGCAAATGGCGTGGCTGATGGGCTGTTTGGACGCATATCTGAGATGGGAGCCTTCTTGTTGTCTAGAGTATAGGCGGTTGTCATTAGGGCTGACTTGATGGCCGCAGGTGACCATTCTTTGTGTGCTTCTTTAAGAATTGCAGCTAAGCCACCAACGTGAGGACAAGACATAGATGTTCCTGAAATTACATTAAATAGTACACTTCTGTTGTCGCTCTTGATCTTGGATGGGCTCACTGTCGGCGGCCAGGCGGCCAGTATGTTCACGCCCGGAGCTGTCACATCGGGCTTGATCACATAAGGTTCTTTAAGTGCAGGGCCTCTTGAGGAGAATGATGCCATCACAGGTGCCGGCTTGCCGAACACTGTCCCTTTGAAAACAATGGAAGCAGTGGGATTCCCCGAGCTGGTATAGTTTCTTATGGATATAGATGCTGAGGCCCCCAGAGCAGAGGCTGGTAAAACATGTGGATCAACCCGAATTTCCTCACCCTGAGATGCAGTGTTCAGCAGTAGCATTCCAGCTCCACCTGCCTTTTCCACTTCTTGTCCCTTTTCAACCCCTCCGTTGATGCCTCGCTCACATACAACAATCTTCCCTTTAACCAGAGCTGGGGAGAGTGTGCCACTACTGCAGTACTTGGCTATTGCCCTGCCTGCAGATTCACCATAAACAAGCGGCAGTTGCTCAGTTGACTTTCCTGAATATAATGATTCCCCTTCAAAAGTTTGTCCGTTACCAAGATTAACTATGGCAGGGAAGCTTCTATCCATGGTGCTTGCAGCAACGGTCATCATCCATGGTGCTGCATTGACGACAGTTGAACTGGAAGGGCCTGAATTTCCAGCAGCGGCAGCAACGAAAACCCCATGTTGGACTGCCCCCAAGGATGCAATAGCCAAGACATCAGTATAGTAAGGCTTTGAGGATCCTCCAATGGAGAGTGACAAGACATCAACCCCATCGGAAACAGCCTGGTCTATTGCTGCTAATATATCGGAGGAAGCGCAACCACGAGAATAGCAAGCTTTGTATTCAGCGATTCTTGCTGTAGAGCTCATTCCAGCGGCGACGCCCTTGGCCATACCGAAAAGGCTAGCGCCATCTATCATCTGGCCAGCTGCGGTTGATGCAGTGTGAGTTCCATGGCCTTGGGAGTCCCTAGCAGATCGGAAGTCCACCGTTTCATCTATTTTCCCAGCTGCGGCCTCGTAGCCCTTGTAGTAGGCTCTTGCGCCTATAAGCTTCATGTTGCAATTTTTAGCTGTGAATC contains:
- the LOC100260739 gene encoding subtilisin-like protease SBT1.1, translated to MVYRLSSLLVVFMAAAISIASEDKEIYVVHMDKAKTTALDNILGDSKKWYEVVMDSITELSAEEDGGEEASAPELLYTYETAITGFAARLSNRQLEALNKVDGFLSAVPDEMLSLQTTHSPQFLGLKFGEGLLTSRNLANDVIIGFVDSGIWPEHASFKDGGMKRPVPSRWKGVCEEGTRFTAKNCNMKLIGARAYYKGYEAAAGKIDETVDFRSARDSQGHGTHTASTAAGQMIDGASLFGMAKGVAAGMSSTARIAEYKACYSRGCASSDILAAIDQAVSDGVDVLSLSIGGSSKPYYTDVLAIASLGAVQHGVFVAAAAGNSGPSSSTVVNAAPWMMTVAASTMDRSFPAIVNLGNGQTFEGESLYSGKSTEQLPLVYGESAGRAIAKYCSSGTLSPALVKGKIVVCERGINGGVEKGQEVEKAGGAGMLLLNTASQGEEIRVDPHVLPASALGASASISIRNYTSSGNPTASIVFKGTVFGKPAPVMASFSSRGPALKEPYVIKPDVTAPGVNILAAWPPTVSPSKIKSDNRSVLFNVISGTSMSCPHVGGLAAILKEAHKEWSPAAIKSALMTTAYTLDNKKAPISDMRPNSPSATPFAYGSGHVDPEKASKPGLIYDITYVDYLYYLCSLNYSSSQMATISRGNFSCPTYTVLQTGDLNYPSFAVLFKRNSENNSAICKRTVTNVGYPRTAYVAQVHEPEGVPIIVKPKVLKFRRAGQKLSYEVRFADSGKKSNSSDPSFGSLVWVSIKYTVRSPIAVTWK